A single Kryptolebias marmoratus isolate JLee-2015 linkage group LG7, ASM164957v2, whole genome shotgun sequence DNA region contains:
- the LOC108251153 gene encoding solute carrier family 12 member 3-like isoform X5: protein MGQLASKRNVVARGVHFSTNEEGPPRYSSHHFDSTIHRNHDLRISPTIVVSDEESSTSERRGSRAELRRSSVYSTMDLVPQLEHYANSLPRPMTRNRPSLETLRKTFEMVDIGMDGGATSDSSSLPTPDPGNEESQAPPGKGPVRFGWIVGVMIRCMLNIWGVILFLRLSWITSQAGIVLTCVIILMSVTVTSVTALSISAIATNGRVASGGAYFMLSRTLGPEIGGPIGVVFCFANALACALHTVGFSEVVRDLMREFNVVMIDSVNDVRIVGVITVTILLLIALAGMAWESSTQMFFFLVLLISFANYLVGTVIPPNTEKQSIGIFGYRGDIFVENLTPSWRGPKGSFFQVFAIFFPAATGILSGVNICGDLKDPNNAIPKGTLAAIFWTTLSDLVIAVTTGVCVVRDASGNKSDILTGNSTDGCVGLACNLGWNFTDCIHSQACPYGLANSLNLLGQLSGYPYLITAGVFAATLSSALGFLVSAPKIFQRLCKDEIYPFIIFFAKGYGKNNEPIRAYILCYLIAVIFILVAELNTIAALNSNFFLCSYGLINFSCFHASITNAPGWRPSFHYYSKWTALFGAVISMVLMFLFTWWAALITFCIIVFLFGYVNYYNKPKINWGSSVQAGTYNMALSYSVSLMGVEDHVKNFR from the exons ATGGGGCAACTTGCATCCAAACGTAATGTAGTGGCCCGAGGTGTCCATTTCTCAACCAATGAAGAGGGCCCTCCCCGATACTCATCACACCACTTCGATAGCACCATACATCGAAATCATGACCTGCGAATTTCTCCAACCATTGTTGTCTCTGATGAGGAGTCAAG TACATCAGAGCGCCGTGGCTCGAGGGCAGAGTTGCGCAGATCCTCTGTCTATAGCACCATGGATCTGGTGCCTCAGTTGGAGCATTATGCCAATTCCCTTCCACGTCCGATGACAAGAAACAGGCCATCTCTTGAAACTCTCCGCAAGACATTTGAA ATGGTGGATATAGGCATGGATGGAGGAGCCACGTCAGACTCAAGCAGCCTTCCAACACCAGATCCTGGAAACGAAGAGTCTCAAGCTCCCCCAGGGAAAGGTCCTGTTAGATTTGGCTGGATAGTTGGAGTCATg ATTCGTTGCATGCTGAATATTTGGGGGGTCATCCTGTTCCTCCGGCTGTCATGGATCACTTCCCAGGCAGGCATTG TGTTGACGTGTGTTATAATTTTGATGTCTGTGACGGTGACGTCTGTGACTGCGTTATCAATTTCTGCCATTGCCACCAACGGGAGGGTGGCCTCAG gTGGGGCATATTTTATGCTCTCCAGAACCTTGGGTCCTGAAATTGGAGGACCAATTGGGGTGGTTTTCTGCTTTGCCAATGCACTGGCGTGTGCGCTCCATACTGTTGGTTTCTCAGAGGTTGTTCGTGATCTAATGCGG GAGTTCAATGTCGTCATGATCGATTCAGTGAACGATGTTCGTATTGTGGGTGTGATCACTGTGACCATTCTTCTGCTCATTGCACTGGCTGGAATGGCGTGGGAGTCTTCG ACCcagatgtttttcttccttgttCTTTTGATCTCCTTTGCAAACTACCTTGTTGGCACAGTGATCCCTCCTAACACTGAGAAACAATCTATTGGCATCTTTGGATACAGAG GTGATATCTTTGTAGAAAACCTAACACCAAGCTGGAGAGGACCCAAAGGAAGTTTTTTCcaagtttttgccattttttttcctgctgccaCTGGCATTCTATCTGGGGTCAACATTTGTGGAGACCTTAAA GACCCTAATAATGCTATCCCCAAAGGCACCCTGGCTGCCATTTTTTGGACAACACTTAGCGACCTGGTGATAGCAGTTACTACTG GGGTGTGTGTAGTGCGGGATGCTTCCGGGAATAAAAGTGACATCCTGACTGGAAACAGCACTGATGGTTGTGTGGGACTGGCCTGTAATTTGGGCTGGAACTTCACAGACTGCATCCACTCCCAGGCCTGTCCTTATGGACTGGCCAACAGTTTGAAT TTGCTGGGCCAGTTGTCAGGTTACCCCTACCTCATCACTGCTGGTGTCTTCGCAGCCACCTTGTCTTCTGCTCTTGGATTCTTGGTCTCTGCACCAAAAATCTTTCAG cGTCTGTGCAAGGACGAAATATACCCTTTCATTATATTCTTTGCAAAGGGTTATGGGAAAAATAATGAGCCAATCCGAGCGTATATTCTCTGCTACCTCATTGCTGTGATTTTCATTCTCGTTG CTGAGTTGAACACCATTGCAGCCCTTAACTCCAACTTCTTCCTTTGCTCTTACGGTCTCATAAACTTCAGTTGCTTTCATGCTTCTATCACCAATGCCCCAG gtTGGAGGCCTTCATTTCACTACTACAGCAAATGGACAGCTCTCTTTGGGGCAGTGATCTCTATGGTTCTTATGTTTCTGTTCACTTGGTGGGCTGCTCTCATCACCTTCTGTATCATCGTCTTCCTCTTTGGATATGTCAACTACTATAACAAACCCA AAATAAACTGGGGTTCGTCAGTCCAAGCAGGAACATACAACATGGCCTTGTCGTATTCTGTCTCTCTGATGGGTGTGGAAGATCATGTCAAGAATTTTAGGTAA